CGCTCGAGGCACTCGCGGATCGAGACCACCCGGATGCACTCGATCGGGCCTGGTTGACAGCGGAGGCCGCGCGCCTCTCCAACGCCGGACGCTGGGGTCCGGACGACGAGATCGGGGCGTGGAACCTCGTGGACGCCGCGAAAGTGGCGCAAGCGGTGGCGGCGGTGCGACGCGGACAGGTGTTCAGTCTCAGCCTGCCCTTCGGTCTGGATGGGCCCAACTCCGGCGGTCCGCCCGGTCGCTCGGACCCGATGCACTTCATGACGATGACGGGAACCGACCTCGTCGCCGGCGACGGTGCGCCCGTCAGCCCGGGGTTCGCGGACGACTGGGTCGTCATGAACCTCTCGTGCTCGACCCAGTGGGACGGCTTCACCCACGTCTTCATGGACGGCGTGACCTACAACGACCTGCCGGCGGGTCAGGTGACGGCCAACCGCGGTGCTCGTCGACAGTCCGTCGCGGCGTTGAAGGACCGGGTGGTCACGCGTTCGGTCCTCCTCGACATCGCGCGTCTGGAGGGCGTCGACTGGTTGCCGGGAGGCTTCGCGGTCGATCCCGAGCACCTCGACGCCGCCTGCGCGGAGCAGGGCGTCGACGTCGAGCGTGGTGACGTCGTGCTCGTCCGCACCGGGGCGCTGACTGCGGTGCGGGCGACGGGGACGTGGGCCGGGTACGCGACCAGTCCGCAGGCCGGCCTCGGCGTGCGGTGCGGTGCCTGGCTGGCCGAGCGGGACGTGGCCGCGGTTGCGACCGACACCTGGGGTGCCGAGGTGCTGCCCTACCAGACCTCGGACACGGTGGCGCCGTTGCATCAGATCCTGCTCTC
This sequence is a window from Sporichthya brevicatena. Protein-coding genes within it:
- a CDS encoding cyclase family protein, with protein sequence MTIPVRRNAALEALADRDHPDALDRAWLTAEAARLSNAGRWGPDDEIGAWNLVDAAKVAQAVAAVRRGQVFSLSLPFGLDGPNSGGPPGRSDPMHFMTMTGTDLVAGDGAPVSPGFADDWVVMNLSCSTQWDGFTHVFMDGVTYNDLPAGQVTANRGARRQSVAALKDRVVTRSVLLDIARLEGVDWLPGGFAVDPEHLDAACAEQGVDVERGDVVLVRTGALTAVRATGTWAGYATSPQAGLGVRCGAWLAERDVAAVATDTWGAEVLPYQTSDTVAPLHQILLSRCGISIGEMFDLDVLAADNAADGVHTALFVAPPLPITGAVNSPVNPLAIK